In one window of bacterium DNA:
- a CDS encoding dihydrodipicolinate synthase family protein: protein MTNAERYRHLAACVVPFTKSGEIDREGLETQVAELAETGLMSGFVVNAHAGEGDSLTYEERMQVVEIVARTAKPRGHLTVAGISPYPDTTEGAIRVSSDSQERGADASLMMAPCWFSWGIDGPLVRRFCEEVLEAVDLPMIFFVMGAYSGVNYTTEIVREVCQIPGVVGVKDTTWATASFEKNLHGVRELDRDVAILTGNDTILFYNFLAGADGTLLIFHTLCPELIVGMFNAVREGNIAHAKELHEKIDRLARVIFEPPMINMVPRMKAALYLSGKLPSMAVRAPLQVPGKDTLKRIQKALEFAEIEVKNG from the coding sequence ATGACGAATGCAGAGCGCTACCGCCACCTGGCCGCTTGCGTGGTTCCGTTCACAAAGAGTGGAGAGATCGATCGGGAGGGCCTCGAAACCCAGGTCGCCGAATTGGCTGAGACGGGCCTCATGAGCGGTTTTGTCGTGAACGCCCATGCGGGCGAGGGGGATAGCCTCACCTATGAGGAGCGCATGCAAGTGGTTGAAATCGTGGCGCGGACCGCGAAGCCGCGCGGCCACCTCACCGTAGCCGGCATTTCCCCGTATCCGGACACCACCGAGGGAGCCATCCGGGTTAGCAGCGACTCGCAGGAGCGCGGGGCGGACGCTTCTTTGATGATGGCCCCCTGCTGGTTCTCGTGGGGGATTGACGGGCCGCTGGTGCGCCGCTTCTGCGAGGAGGTCCTGGAAGCTGTGGATCTCCCGATGATCTTCTTTGTGATGGGCGCTTATTCCGGCGTGAATTACACGACCGAGATTGTGCGCGAGGTCTGCCAGATACCGGGCGTGGTCGGAGTGAAGGACACAACCTGGGCCACCGCCAGCTTCGAGAAAAATCTCCACGGCGTCCGGGAGCTGGATCGGGACGTCGCCATCCTGACGGGAAACGATACCATCCTCTTTTACAACTTTCTGGCCGGTGCAGACGGTACCCTTCTGATCTTTCACACCCTGTGCCCGGAGCTCATCGTGGGAATGTTCAATGCCGTCAGGGAGGGCAATATCGCCCATGCAAAAGAACTCCACGAGAAGATCGACCGCCTTGCCCGCGTCATCTTCGAGCCGCCCATGATCAACATGGTCCCGCGGATGAAGGCCGCTCTCTATCTGTCGGGAAAACTCCCCTCGATGGCGGTGCGAGCCCCCCTCCAGGTTCCTGGCAAGGACACCCTAAAGCGCATTCAAAAAGCCCTCGAATTCGCCGAGATTGAGGTCAAGAACGGCTGA
- a CDS encoding cyclase family protein — protein MYEIVDLSQEIYTGQPRFPGHPPTELKFIANHGRVENEPIQPKGMTYAAMILNMCDHGPTHTDSVSHIDERPTAPTIEKSPLSNFFTRGIALDFTGQVEPLEEITLKQLQDELAKTGLTPPEGGTVLFTAGHFRRTYPKDPYITDYPGLSYEAAELLYRECGVINIGQDAPSIDAGKNTGKLEFPCHLLCRELQRHNTENLCNIEEVAGKEFLYAGLPLRIREGSGSPVRAVAVLNI, from the coding sequence ATGTATGAGATCGTAGACCTCAGCCAGGAGATATACACCGGGCAGCCCCGTTTTCCGGGGCATCCCCCGACCGAGCTGAAGTTCATCGCCAACCACGGAAGGGTGGAGAATGAGCCCATCCAGCCCAAGGGGATGACCTACGCCGCGATGATTCTGAACATGTGCGACCACGGGCCGACCCACACCGATTCGGTGAGCCACATTGACGAGCGGCCCACGGCGCCGACCATCGAGAAATCGCCGCTCAGCAACTTCTTCACCCGGGGGATCGCGCTGGATTTCACCGGCCAGGTCGAGCCGCTCGAGGAGATCACCCTGAAGCAGCTCCAGGATGAGCTGGCGAAGACGGGCCTGACCCCCCCCGAGGGCGGCACCGTTCTTTTCACGGCGGGACATTTCAGGCGAACCTATCCGAAGGACCCCTACATTACGGACTATCCCGGCCTCAGCTACGAGGCGGCGGAGCTGCTCTACCGCGAGTGCGGCGTCATCAATATCGGCCAGGATGCGCCGAGCATCGACGCGGGAAAGAACACGGGCAAGCTCGAGTTTCCCTGCCATCTGCTGTGCCGCGAGCTCCAGCGGCACAATACGGAAAACCTTTGCAACATCGAGGAGGTGGCCGGGAAGGAATTTCTCTACGCCGGCCTCCCGCTCCGCATCCGCGAGGGCTCCGGCTCTCCCGTGCGGGCGGTAGCGGTGCTGAACATCTAG